A genomic region of bacterium contains the following coding sequences:
- a CDS encoding PP2C family protein-serine/threonine phosphatase, which produces MQEIILGITAALCFVASFSWGRIARYRWRFYQQVRVAMASRREAEGSEDSTEPDGAADQEETHAAEALARSGFLRDLHAASLYLLLAIIAIFLVTTDTEFWTVLMLVVGVPAALTMMWGRKSGSEFRMARERFDIERRAQEALAQEELAPRAWAGRLAPEDLASFEGFAVGQVYLAGSGLMAGDFFDVFEVTPGRLAAVIGDVAGKGIESSITAFQAKYLMRVFLRQFRDPAQAVEELNRQIFNVERSEEFISLVVIVFDTGAGTLRYASAGHPTAWLWHQREVLPLSATGPLLMLEQSSGYFSREIPLMRGDMAVLYTDGLIEARRGDDQFGEEAVAMLLRHEPLLDPSELCRHLLEAARDFSDTPLGDDVAILAVRRT; this is translated from the coding sequence GTGCAGGAGATCATCCTCGGCATCACCGCGGCGCTCTGCTTCGTGGCCAGCTTCAGCTGGGGACGCATCGCCCGCTACCGGTGGCGCTTCTACCAGCAGGTCCGCGTGGCCATGGCGAGCCGCCGCGAGGCCGAGGGGTCCGAGGACTCCACCGAGCCCGACGGTGCCGCCGACCAGGAGGAGACCCACGCCGCGGAGGCCCTGGCGCGGTCCGGCTTCCTGCGGGACCTGCACGCCGCCTCGCTGTATCTCCTGCTGGCGATCATCGCGATATTCCTGGTCACCACCGACACCGAGTTCTGGACCGTGCTCATGCTGGTCGTCGGGGTGCCGGCGGCACTGACCATGATGTGGGGGCGCAAGTCGGGCAGCGAGTTCCGCATGGCCCGGGAGCGTTTCGACATCGAGCGCCGCGCCCAGGAGGCGCTGGCGCAGGAGGAACTGGCGCCACGGGCCTGGGCGGGCCGGCTCGCCCCGGAGGATCTGGCCAGCTTCGAGGGGTTCGCCGTCGGGCAGGTCTACCTGGCGGGTTCGGGCCTCATGGCGGGCGACTTCTTCGACGTGTTCGAGGTCACGCCGGGCCGCCTGGCTGCGGTCATCGGCGACGTGGCCGGCAAGGGGATCGAGTCCTCCATCACGGCCTTCCAGGCGAAGTACCTCATGCGGGTGTTCCTGCGGCAGTTCCGCGACCCCGCCCAGGCCGTGGAGGAGCTCAACCGGCAGATTTTCAACGTCGAACGCAGCGAGGAGTTCATCTCCCTGGTCGTAATCGTCTTCGACACGGGCGCCGGGACGCTGCGCTACGCCTCCGCCGGGCACCCCACGGCGTGGCTCTGGCACCAGCGCGAGGTGCTGCCGCTCAGCGCCACCGGACCGTTGCTCATGCTGGAGCAGTCCAGCGGCTACTTCAGCCGCGAGATCCCCCTGATGCGGGGCGACATGGCGGTCCTCTACACCGATGGCCTCATTGAGGCGCGCCGAGGCGACGATCAATTCGGGGAGGAGGCCGTGGCGATGCTGTTGCGCCACGAGCCGCTGCTGGATCCCAGCGAGCTGTGCCGGCACCTGCTGGAGGCGGCCCGCGACTTCAGCGACACCCCCCTCGGCGACGACGTGGCCATCCTGGCCGTCCGCCGCACTTAG